The Candidatus Limnocylindrales bacterium nucleotide sequence CCATGTCGTCAGCTACTCCTTGCCGGCCGCGCCCGCCGCGGCTCAGGCCATGAACAATCCGCCGTTGGTGTCGAGGGAGACACCGTTGATGTAGGACGCTTCGTCGGAGGCGAGGAAAGCGATCGCCGCCGCCTGCTCTTCGGGAGAGGACAGACGCTTGATCGGCATGAAGTAGGTGTATGCCTCGATGCGCTGCCTGCGCGCTTCGGCCTCCTGCGGCGAGCTGGCCGCACCGACGCCGCCGGCGCGGATCATCGGCGTGTCCACGCCTCCGGGACAGATCGCGTTGATCCGCACGCCGCGCGGCCCGTAGTCGAATGCCAGGTGCCGCGTGAGTCCGAGCAGCCCCGCCTTGCTGGAGGTGTAGGCGATGCCGCCGTTGGCGCTCTTCGATCGGCCGGCTAGCGAGGAGACGTTGACGACCGCGCCGCGTCCGCGCTCGGCCATGCCGGGCACGATGGCGCGGCAGAGGAAGAAGGGGCCGCTCAGATTGACTGCGAGCACACGGTTCCAGCGCTCGTCTCGCAGACCGGCGATGCCTTCGAGGCCGGCGGTGTCGCCCGTGCCTGCGACGTTGGCGAGGACGTCGACGGCACCAAGCGCGCGCTCCACATCCGCGACGCAGGCGTTGACGGCGGCGCTGTCGGCGACGTCGCACGACGCCGCGATCGCCCTGCCCCCGGTCTCTCCGATCGCGGCAGCCGTTGCTT carries:
- a CDS encoding SDR family NAD(P)-dependent oxidoreductase; translated protein: MDDPTARGPTFRDLGPKCYISGMRFEGRVALVTGAGSGIGRATAIRLASEGAAVACVDCNAAGAEATAAAIGETGGRAIAASCDVADSAAVNACVADVERALGAVDVLANVAGTGDTAGLEGIAGLRDERWNRVLAVNLSGPFFLCRAIVPGMAERGRGAVVNVSSLAGRSKSANGGIAYTSSKAGLLGLTRHLAFDYGPRGVRINAICPGGVDTPMIRAGGVGAASSPQEAEARRQRIEAYTYFMPIKRLSSPEEQAAAIAFLASDEASYINGVSLDTNGGLFMA